A genomic region of Mesorhizobium sp. NZP2077 contains the following coding sequences:
- a CDS encoding aldehyde dehydrogenase family protein, with amino-acid sequence MHFSPDRPTFFVNPDYRPMAGTTKPVIDPATLETVGAITGASDGEIDAVLTAATRAQASWKKLDAKSRAKHLHAVANAIEAADFTRCAELMVREMGKPYPEAIGEIANCAPIFRYYAEMARDEAGKIAGTTQAGSFQYARYEPYGVSVHIMPYNFPILLMCWTVAASLAAGNACIIKPAEATTLSTLDYMTVFRSLPEGLVSCLPGGAATAQALITSERTHAVAFTGSVAAGKAVAVACAERMKPCVIEAGGSDPLIISEHAPLEIAAAGSVTAAFHLTGQVCTSAERFFVVDAVHDHFVELFAERTRALRIGNGMDKTEIGPLVSEVARAKVMRLVDDAIANGAKAITGGRIPPAHNVGWFYEPTILTGVTSDMAIVREECFGPVAAICRVRDFDEAIRLANDSPFGLGASVFTSDLAEAHEAAERLEAGMVWVNNPLIDNDALPFGGWKASGLGRELGRQGLDAFRRSKMVIIDHRPAIQDWWYPYPDSWFRETGGRKHV; translated from the coding sequence ATGCATTTCTCCCCTGACCGGCCGACCTTCTTCGTCAACCCGGACTACCGGCCGATGGCTGGCACGACCAAGCCGGTGATCGATCCGGCGACGCTGGAAACCGTCGGCGCCATCACCGGCGCCAGCGATGGCGAGATCGACGCCGTGCTGACCGCCGCAACCAGGGCGCAGGCTAGCTGGAAAAAACTCGACGCCAAGAGCCGGGCAAAGCATCTGCATGCCGTCGCCAACGCCATCGAGGCGGCTGACTTCACCCGCTGTGCCGAGCTGATGGTGCGCGAGATGGGCAAGCCCTATCCCGAAGCCATCGGTGAGATCGCCAATTGCGCGCCGATCTTCCGCTACTATGCCGAGATGGCGCGCGACGAGGCCGGCAAGATCGCCGGCACGACGCAAGCCGGCTCGTTCCAGTATGCGCGCTACGAGCCTTACGGCGTCTCCGTCCACATCATGCCCTACAACTTTCCGATCCTGCTGATGTGCTGGACCGTCGCGGCGTCGCTCGCCGCCGGCAATGCCTGCATCATCAAGCCGGCCGAGGCGACGACGCTGTCGACGCTGGATTACATGACCGTATTCCGCTCGTTGCCGGAAGGGCTGGTTTCCTGCCTGCCCGGCGGCGCGGCCACGGCGCAGGCTCTGATCACTTCCGAGCGCACCCATGCCGTTGCCTTCACCGGGTCGGTCGCCGCCGGCAAGGCGGTGGCGGTGGCTTGCGCCGAACGCATGAAGCCATGCGTCATCGAAGCCGGCGGCAGCGATCCACTGATCATCAGTGAGCACGCCCCGCTCGAGATCGCGGCGGCCGGCAGCGTCACCGCCGCCTTCCATCTCACCGGCCAGGTCTGCACCTCGGCCGAGCGCTTCTTCGTCGTCGACGCCGTGCATGATCATTTCGTCGAACTGTTCGCCGAAAGGACGCGGGCGCTGCGCATTGGCAACGGCATGGACAAGACCGAGATCGGCCCGCTGGTCAGCGAGGTTGCCCGTGCGAAAGTCATGCGGCTGGTCGACGATGCGATCGCCAATGGCGCCAAGGCGATCACCGGCGGGCGCATTCCGCCGGCGCACAATGTCGGCTGGTTCTACGAACCGACGATCCTCACCGGCGTCACCTCCGACATGGCGATCGTGCGCGAAGAGTGCTTTGGGCCGGTCGCCGCGATCTGCCGGGTGAGGGATTTCGACGAGGCGATCCGGCTTGCCAATGACAGCCCGTTCGGGCTCGGCGCTTCCGTCTTCACATCAGATCTCGCCGAAGCGCATGAGGCGGCCGAGCGGCTCGAGGCCGGCATGGTCTGGGTCAACAATCCGCTGATCGACAATGACGCTCTGCCCTTCGGCGGCTGGAAGGCCTCAGGCCTCGGCCGTGAACTCGGGCGGCAGGGGCTCGACGCCTTCCGCCGCTCGAAGATGGTCATCATCGACCACAGACCGGCAATCCAGGATTGGTGGTATCCCTATCCCGACAGCTGGTTCCGCGAGACCGGCGGCCGCAAGCACGTGTGA
- a CDS encoding cupin domain-containing protein: protein MTTPIMQSPLAVTDLVDWGVIPTMIEGESHTSGKLLYKGPEGRSECGLWVCTPGKWHCHVTRDEFCHFLEGRCTYVHASGEVIEIEPDTAAFFPQDWKGVCTVHETIKKVYMIR from the coding sequence ATGACCACACCAATCATGCAATCGCCGCTCGCCGTCACTGACCTCGTCGACTGGGGCGTCATCCCGACCATGATCGAGGGTGAGTCCCACACCTCGGGCAAGCTGCTCTACAAGGGACCCGAAGGCCGTTCCGAATGCGGGCTATGGGTCTGCACCCCCGGCAAATGGCACTGCCACGTCACCCGCGACGAGTTCTGCCACTTCCTCGAAGGGCGCTGCACCTATGTCCACGCATCCGGCGAGGTCATCGAGATCGAGCCGGACACCGCCGCCTTCTTCCCGCAGGACTGGAAAGGCGTCTGCACCGTCCATGAGACGATCAAGAAGGTCTACATGATCCGCTGA
- a CDS encoding cupin domain-containing protein, with protein sequence MSIPHWPQAASVELEDWGAGSNTLAGAPRASGKILSQNPDGSSECGLWSCTPGTRKVTFAADEFCHFLSGRGSYVHDNGEQIPVGAGTLVFSAPAGPASPSSRKR encoded by the coding sequence ATGTCGATACCGCATTGGCCGCAGGCCGCGAGCGTGGAACTGGAGGATTGGGGCGCGGGCAGCAACACGCTTGCCGGCGCGCCGCGCGCCTCCGGCAAAATCCTGTCGCAGAACCCCGACGGATCGAGCGAATGCGGCTTGTGGTCCTGCACGCCTGGTACCCGCAAGGTCACCTTTGCCGCCGACGAGTTTTGTCATTTCCTGTCGGGACGCGGCAGCTATGTCCATGACAATGGCGAACAGATTCCGGTCGGGGCCGGAACGCTGGTCTTTTCCGCGCCGGCTGGACCGGCATCTCCATCATCACGCAAACGCTGA
- a CDS encoding cupin domain-containing protein yields the protein MTSSAPHLYQASTRTDLADWGAQPDPLDGASHSTGKLVHKGPNNQPESGIWVCTPGRWRLSIPRDELCHFVAGRATYRSDVGEVIEVSAGTVVMFPAGWTGECTVHETMRNVYMLA from the coding sequence GTGACCTCCTCCGCCCCACACCTCTACCAGGCCTCAACCCGCACCGATCTCGCCGACTGGGGCGCCCAGCCTGACCCACTGGACGGCGCCTCCCACTCCACCGGCAAGCTCGTGCATAAGGGTCCGAACAACCAGCCGGAATCCGGCATCTGGGTGTGCACGCCGGGCCGCTGGCGGCTCTCGATCCCGCGCGATGAATTGTGCCATTTCGTCGCCGGCCGGGCGACCTACCGGTCGGATGTCGGTGAAGTGATAGAAGTGTCGGCCGGGACCGTGGTCATGTTCCCCGCCGGCTGGACGGGCGAATGCACCGTGCATGAGACCATGCGCAACGTCTACATGCTGGCCTGA
- a CDS encoding glycosyltransferase, whose amino-acid sequence MAQKTIAFFPEAAYGPALNSVGIAQAVEARGHKAVFLSDPGFVEVYKGYGFEAHPVNLSEPMPPEQMAKFWEDFINGHIPNFRKSPYDQVDNYVKDCWTAIVDSAKWAQKDLPRVLAAIKPDVICVDNVILFPAIKQFGRPWVRVISCSENEIEDEDIPPHLSGCGENDHAGHQRYRDHFNAVIKPIHDDFNAFLTANNEAPYPIGQFFEASPYLNLLLYPEAAKFKRRHPLDPAKFQYLEGCVRQEKPYAVPTFARNNDGPLLYVSFGSLGAGDVELLRRIIATLGKTRYRALVNVGGYKDQYTDVPGNVIVESWFPQPSVIPQVDAVIHHGGNNSFTECLYFGKPAIIMPYVWDGHDNATRVEETGHGFGMPRYDWNDGELVAKIETCLTDPTMKAKLAKTSAQMHAQNGPEKAAGLLEKLL is encoded by the coding sequence ATGGCGCAGAAGACGATCGCGTTTTTTCCCGAAGCGGCCTACGGCCCGGCGCTCAATTCCGTCGGCATCGCGCAAGCTGTCGAGGCGCGCGGCCACAAGGCTGTGTTCCTGTCGGACCCCGGCTTCGTCGAGGTCTACAAGGGCTACGGCTTCGAGGCGCATCCGGTGAACCTGTCGGAGCCGATGCCACCCGAACAGATGGCCAAGTTCTGGGAGGACTTCATCAACGGCCACATCCCGAACTTCCGCAAATCGCCCTACGACCAGGTCGATAACTATGTGAAGGATTGCTGGACGGCGATCGTCGACAGCGCCAAATGGGCGCAAAAGGATCTGCCGCGGGTCTTGGCCGCCATCAAGCCTGATGTCATCTGCGTCGACAATGTCATCCTGTTCCCAGCCATCAAGCAGTTCGGCAGGCCGTGGGTTCGCGTCATCTCCTGCTCGGAAAACGAGATCGAGGACGAGGACATCCCGCCGCATCTTTCCGGCTGCGGCGAGAACGACCATGCCGGGCATCAGCGCTATCGCGATCATTTCAACGCGGTCATCAAGCCGATCCATGACGACTTCAACGCCTTCCTCACCGCCAACAACGAGGCGCCCTATCCGATCGGCCAGTTCTTCGAGGCGTCGCCCTATCTGAACCTGCTGCTCTATCCCGAAGCGGCGAAATTCAAGCGCCGCCATCCGCTCGATCCGGCAAAGTTCCAGTATCTCGAAGGCTGCGTGCGGCAGGAGAAACCTTACGCGGTACCGACCTTCGCCAGGAACAATGACGGACCGCTGCTCTATGTCTCCTTCGGCAGTCTCGGCGCGGGCGATGTCGAGCTGTTGAGGCGGATCATCGCGACACTGGGCAAGACCCGTTACCGCGCGCTGGTCAATGTCGGCGGCTACAAGGACCAGTATACCGACGTGCCCGGCAACGTCATCGTCGAGAGCTGGTTCCCGCAGCCTTCGGTGATCCCGCAGGTCGATGCCGTCATCCACCATGGCGGCAACAACTCATTCACCGAGTGCCTCTATTTCGGCAAGCCCGCGATCATCATGCCCTATGTCTGGGATGGCCACGACAACGCCACCCGCGTCGAGGAGACCGGCCACGGCTTCGGCATGCCGCGCTACGACTGGAACGATGGCGAGCTGGTCGCCAAAATCGAAACCTGCCTGACCGACCCGACGATGAAGGCGAAGCTGGCGAAGACATCGGCACAGATGCACGCGCAGAACGGGCCTGAGAAAGCGGCTGGTCTGCTGGAGAAGCTGCTGTGA
- a CDS encoding ABC transporter ATP-binding protein, with translation MSEPRTLLAIDNVSKNFGRVTAVDGISLDIRENEFFALLGPSGCGKTTLLRMLAGFETPNDGRILLDGKDIARTPPNKRPVNLMFQSYALFPHMSVRANVSYGLEVERLPASEIRSRVDAILATTELVPFADRKPEQLSGGQKQRVALARALVKRPRLLLLDEPLGALDKKLRGAMQLELKRLQHEVGITFVIVTHDQEESLVMADRMAVLKDGKLLQCDTPHAIYEHPADRFVADFIGVMNFIPGKASAEGVIAANGAGITGKVPATLSPGASTVASVRPERIRLFPSAETANRTNGTVEALAYHGLDLQLHVRTALSPKPFLVRVTADAADRRPVSSGDQVELGWDAADVRIFAE, from the coding sequence ATGAGCGAACCGCGCACGCTGCTGGCCATCGACAATGTGTCGAAGAACTTCGGCCGCGTCACCGCCGTCGACGGCATTTCGCTCGATATAAGGGAGAACGAGTTCTTCGCGCTGCTCGGCCCCTCCGGCTGCGGCAAGACCACGCTGCTGCGGATGCTGGCCGGCTTCGAGACGCCGAATGACGGCCGCATCCTGCTCGACGGCAAGGACATCGCCCGAACCCCGCCCAACAAGCGGCCGGTCAATCTGATGTTCCAGTCCTACGCGCTGTTCCCGCATATGAGCGTCCGCGCCAATGTCTCCTACGGCCTCGAGGTGGAACGTTTGCCGGCGAGCGAAATCCGTTCCCGCGTCGACGCCATTCTGGCGACGACCGAACTTGTCCCCTTCGCCGACCGCAAGCCCGAGCAATTGTCGGGCGGCCAGAAGCAGCGCGTCGCGCTCGCCCGTGCGCTGGTCAAGCGGCCCCGGCTGCTGCTGCTCGACGAGCCGCTCGGCGCCCTCGACAAGAAGCTGCGCGGCGCCATGCAGCTGGAACTGAAGCGCCTGCAGCACGAGGTTGGCATCACCTTCGTCATCGTCACCCATGACCAGGAGGAATCGCTTGTCATGGCTGACCGCATGGCCGTATTGAAAGACGGCAAGCTGCTGCAATGCGACACGCCGCATGCAATCTATGAACATCCCGCCGACCGCTTCGTCGCCGACTTCATCGGCGTGATGAATTTCATTCCGGGCAAGGCGTCAGCCGAGGGCGTGATCGCCGCGAATGGCGCGGGCATTACCGGCAAGGTCCCCGCAACGCTTTCGCCCGGTGCGTCCACTGTCGCGTCGGTGCGGCCCGAACGCATCCGATTATTCCCATCAGCCGAAACCGCCAACCGCACCAACGGCACGGTCGAGGCGCTCGCCTACCACGGACTAGACCTGCAGCTGCATGTCCGCACCGCTTTGTCGCCAAAACCATTCCTGGTGCGCGTCACGGCCGATGCCGCCGACCGCCGGCCGGTGTCATCGGGCGACCAGGTCGAGCTCGGCTGGGATGCCGCCGATGTCAGAATTTTCGCAGAATAG
- a CDS encoding ABC transporter permease, whose amino-acid sequence MAERSPATRSTLWLVLGLVFAFLYIPIAVLVALSFNEGGLPTAWSGFSLKWYVSLAHNSAILSAALNTLIVALISTAIATLLGTLLAIGVEMRRQYGKGLEALMFAPMIIPDIVLAIALLSFFSMLNLTMGLHTIILAHVVFNLAFVCSVVRARLKSFDWSIVEASADLGASALTTFRRVTLPVILPAVIAGALLAFTLSVDEFIIAFFTSGAGRASTTLPMQIYAMIRFGITPEINALATIVMAVSITALTLSQRLNRGIIGQ is encoded by the coding sequence ATGGCTGAGCGCTCCCCGGCGACGCGGAGCACGCTTTGGCTCGTGCTCGGTCTCGTCTTCGCCTTCCTCTACATCCCGATCGCCGTGCTGGTCGCACTGTCTTTCAATGAAGGCGGGTTGCCGACGGCATGGTCGGGCTTTTCGCTGAAATGGTATGTCTCGCTGGCCCACAATTCCGCGATCCTCTCCGCCGCGCTCAACACGCTGATCGTGGCGCTGATCTCGACGGCAATCGCCACACTGCTCGGCACTTTGCTGGCCATCGGCGTCGAGATGCGCCGGCAATACGGCAAAGGCCTCGAAGCCCTGATGTTTGCGCCGATGATCATTCCCGACATCGTGCTGGCGATCGCATTGCTGTCGTTCTTTTCCATGCTCAATCTGACCATGGGCCTGCACACAATCATCCTTGCCCATGTCGTCTTCAACCTTGCCTTCGTCTGTTCGGTGGTGCGCGCAAGGCTGAAGAGTTTCGACTGGTCGATCGTCGAGGCCTCAGCCGATCTCGGCGCCTCCGCGCTCACCACCTTCCGGCGCGTGACCTTGCCGGTGATCCTGCCGGCGGTGATCGCCGGCGCCCTGCTTGCCTTCACGCTCTCGGTCGACGAGTTCATCATCGCCTTCTTCACATCAGGCGCCGGCCGCGCCTCGACCACGCTGCCGATGCAGATCTACGCCATGATCCGCTTCGGCATCACGCCGGAGATCAACGCGCTGGCGACCATCGTCATGGCGGTCTCGATCACCGCACTGACCCTGTCGCAGCGGCTTAACAGGGGGATCATCGGCCAATGA
- a CDS encoding ABC transporter permease, with amino-acid sequence MAPALVWLTALMVVPCALVLALAFFRRGIYGGIDYTFTLENFGLVFDPLYAGIFLKSARIAGTATLIAVVIGYAAAYAIAAAPRRWQPVFLFFAVLPFWSNYLIRTYAWIVLLNREGLITQLLRWFGYTGEPPSMLYTEGAVIAGLVYNYLPFVILACYAPLSRLNPELAEASRDLGASAATTFRRVILPLTVPGIAAGAVFVFVLSIGNFVTPALLGGGRFQMIGNLVYDQFLTANDWPFGAALAMALISIMLLVLMAQALAADRASGRAAEARGDADG; translated from the coding sequence ATGGCCCCGGCGCTGGTCTGGTTGACCGCGTTGATGGTGGTGCCGTGCGCGCTGGTGCTGGCGCTCGCCTTCTTCCGGCGCGGCATCTATGGCGGCATCGACTACACCTTCACGCTGGAGAATTTCGGGCTGGTCTTCGACCCGCTCTACGCCGGCATCTTCCTCAAATCGGCGCGCATCGCCGGCACCGCGACGCTGATCGCCGTGGTGATCGGCTATGCCGCCGCCTATGCCATTGCGGCGGCACCGCGCCGGTGGCAGCCGGTGTTCCTGTTCTTTGCCGTGCTGCCGTTTTGGTCGAATTATTTGATCCGCACCTATGCCTGGATCGTGCTGCTCAACCGCGAGGGCCTCATCACGCAATTGTTGCGCTGGTTCGGCTATACCGGCGAGCCGCCGTCGATGCTCTACACCGAAGGCGCGGTCATAGCCGGCCTGGTCTACAACTATCTGCCGTTCGTCATCCTCGCCTGCTACGCACCGCTGTCGCGTCTTAACCCGGAGCTGGCCGAAGCCTCGCGCGATCTCGGCGCTTCCGCCGCCACCACATTCCGCCGTGTCATCCTGCCGCTGACCGTGCCCGGCATCGCTGCGGGCGCCGTCTTCGTCTTCGTGCTGTCGATCGGCAATTTCGTCACCCCGGCACTGCTCGGCGGCGGCCGCTTCCAGATGATCGGAAATCTCGTCTACGACCAATTCCTGACCGCCAATGACTGGCCGTTCGGAGCAGCCCTGGCCATGGCGCTGATCTCCATCATGCTGCTGGTGCTGATGGCGCAAGCGCTCGCCGCAGATCGCGCTTCGGGGCGTGCTGCTGAGGCCAGAGGTGACGCCGATGGCTGA
- a CDS encoding spermidine/putrescine ABC transporter substrate-binding protein: MTATSPRRRALKLSSIALGLAVALSAPADAADLVISNWDGYMAPDAMAAFKTATGVSGEVVVHATNEEIMGKLIAAGGKGYDVVFVSSPFAEVLNKLGLTESIDHAKVPNLANLYPEATKLPHDVGNTFSVPYTWGTTGLCYRSDLVKVAPTSWSDLLAPSDALKGKTTMLATDRWLLAAGQLDKGLSVNETDPAKMAEVKDLLISAKKTLLAYDDTTFYSKLVSGEALMVQAWDGWCNYGIAEKPEIKYIIPKEGSDLWVDTMVVMKASEHKDDAFKFINFMLDAKNHAWAAQNIDYKVPNKPAMESLPADFLAKFPNMAMPVADLVKFEQLRDVGEAQRDYSKIVSEIKAAQ; encoded by the coding sequence ATGACCGCTACCAGCCCGCGGCGCCGTGCGCTCAAGCTATCTTCAATCGCTCTCGGCCTTGCCGTGGCGCTGTCGGCGCCGGCTGACGCCGCCGACCTCGTCATCTCCAACTGGGACGGCTACATGGCGCCCGACGCCATGGCCGCGTTCAAGACCGCGACCGGCGTTTCCGGCGAAGTGGTGGTGCACGCCACCAATGAGGAGATCATGGGCAAGCTGATTGCCGCAGGCGGCAAGGGTTATGACGTGGTCTTCGTCTCCTCGCCCTTCGCCGAAGTGCTGAACAAGCTCGGCCTGACCGAGTCGATCGACCACGCCAAGGTGCCCAACCTCGCCAACCTCTACCCTGAAGCGACCAAGCTGCCGCACGATGTCGGCAATACTTTCTCCGTGCCCTACACCTGGGGCACGACCGGCCTCTGCTACCGCTCGGACCTGGTGAAGGTGGCACCCACGAGCTGGAGCGACCTGCTCGCGCCTTCCGACGCGCTGAAGGGCAAGACCACCATGCTGGCGACCGATCGCTGGCTGCTGGCCGCCGGCCAGCTCGACAAGGGCCTTTCCGTCAACGAGACCGACCCGGCCAAGATGGCCGAGGTCAAGGACCTGCTGATCTCGGCCAAGAAGACGTTGCTCGCATATGACGACACCACCTTCTATTCAAAGTTGGTTTCCGGCGAGGCGCTGATGGTGCAGGCCTGGGACGGCTGGTGCAATTACGGCATCGCCGAAAAACCCGAGATCAAATACATCATCCCCAAGGAAGGTTCGGACCTCTGGGTCGACACGATGGTGGTGATGAAGGCATCCGAGCACAAGGACGACGCCTTCAAGTTCATCAACTTCATGCTCGACGCCAAGAACCACGCCTGGGCAGCACAGAACATCGACTACAAGGTGCCGAACAAGCCGGCCATGGAAAGCCTGCCGGCCGATTTCCTGGCAAAATTCCCCAACATGGCGATGCCGGTGGCCGACCTCGTCAAGTTCGAGCAGCTGCGTGACGTCGGCGAAGCCCAGCGCGACTATTCGAAGATCGTCAGCGAGATCAAGGCCGCGCAGTAA
- a CDS encoding GntR family transcriptional regulator: MQAAARRPRTNHLDLAQRILDVARQRGFGPGTRLPEQQIASLCNVSRTPVRAALSLLAERGVVRWEADTGYHLAVDLTVQSAISAELPAAEEDELAEAILRDRSARRLDQTVTAAGLMRRYSAGRKTVLKALNKLTEENLLDRAPGQSWLFRRTPDDPEAQGESYEFRLLLEPAAILTPGFRLDGARAASLRQGMDALSALPDAAFDTREFQRLDMDFHGMIAEGSANRFVADALADHLRLRRLPGIYAGVNVFRLRQSLLEHLNILDHLESRQYEVAADLLRIHLRLSRNQRPQAASRGAPALFGMIGRPE, translated from the coding sequence ATGCAAGCCGCAGCCCGACGACCTCGCACTAACCATCTCGATCTGGCGCAGCGCATCCTGGATGTGGCGCGGCAGCGCGGTTTCGGACCCGGCACGCGCCTGCCCGAGCAGCAGATCGCCTCGCTGTGCAATGTCTCGCGCACGCCGGTGCGGGCGGCACTCAGCCTGCTGGCGGAACGGGGTGTCGTGCGCTGGGAGGCCGATACCGGCTATCATCTGGCGGTCGACCTTACCGTGCAGTCGGCAATATCGGCCGAATTGCCCGCCGCGGAGGAAGACGAGCTGGCCGAAGCAATCCTGCGCGACCGGTCGGCGCGGCGATTGGACCAGACAGTGACCGCCGCCGGGTTGATGCGGCGGTACAGTGCCGGGAGAAAGACGGTACTAAAAGCGCTTAATAAACTGACGGAAGAGAATCTGCTGGACCGTGCACCCGGCCAGTCCTGGCTTTTTCGTCGCACGCCGGACGATCCGGAAGCGCAAGGCGAAAGCTATGAGTTCCGCTTGTTGCTGGAGCCCGCGGCGATCCTGACGCCTGGCTTTCGGCTGGACGGCGCGCGGGCGGCGTCGTTGCGGCAAGGCATGGATGCGCTGTCGGCGCTGCCGGATGCCGCGTTCGACACGCGCGAATTCCAGCGGCTGGACATGGATTTTCACGGCATGATCGCCGAGGGGTCCGCCAACCGCTTCGTCGCCGACGCGCTGGCCGATCATCTGAGGCTGCGCCGGCTGCCCGGTATCTATGCCGGCGTCAACGTCTTCCGGCTGCGGCAATCCTTGCTCGAACATCTGAACATACTCGACCATCTCGAAAGCCGGCAGTATGAGGTGGCTGCCGATCTGCTTCGCATCCACTTGCGGCTCTCCCGCAACCAGCGACCGCAAGCGGCCAGCCGCGGCGCCCCCGCGCTGTTCGGCATGATCGGCCGGCCGGAATGA
- a CDS encoding glycosyltransferase → MTRKASPTIALFPEASFGAALNCVGIAQALRAKGARPVFICHAGFSGVFADYGFQEYQLPTDEPLSDSERQSYWQAFVRRHLPHFRLSPIDQLETYVAPTWQAIVDTSVNAEAPLRQLLARLKPDAVVLDNVIMFPAIATAGCPWVRVVSCAETELPDAEVPPYLSGMSADDPQRAAFEARYLSASAPAHDRFNRFRVDAGLAPLPKGMFLESSPDLNLLLTPAIVRRERAEPLDPQRFVYLEGCVRSEGPFEVPVFPRNGGPLVYVAFGSLGAMDVGLIERMLAVFDRLPARFIVNVGGLRDAYRAVPDNVYLDAWFPQPSVVAKSDLFIHHGGNNSFCEALRFGVPSLIMPYCWDGHDNARRAEETGTGDHIGRDGWTEGVLERAILGLLADDAMRARLKGNAAEMALKPGTEMAAQAILSLIRT, encoded by the coding sequence TTGACGCGTAAAGCCAGCCCGACCATCGCGCTGTTTCCCGAAGCAAGCTTCGGCGCCGCGTTGAATTGCGTCGGCATCGCGCAGGCCTTGCGCGCCAAGGGCGCCCGGCCCGTCTTCATCTGCCATGCCGGTTTCTCCGGTGTCTTTGCCGACTATGGTTTCCAGGAATACCAGCTGCCGACCGATGAGCCGCTGAGCGACAGCGAGCGCCAGAGCTACTGGCAGGCCTTCGTGCGCCGCCATCTGCCGCATTTCCGGCTGAGCCCGATCGACCAGCTCGAAACCTATGTCGCGCCGACGTGGCAAGCGATCGTCGACACATCAGTCAATGCCGAGGCGCCTTTGCGCCAATTGCTGGCGCGGCTGAAGCCGGACGCGGTAGTGCTCGACAATGTCATCATGTTCCCGGCGATCGCAACCGCCGGCTGCCCGTGGGTGCGTGTCGTCTCCTGCGCCGAGACGGAACTGCCTGACGCCGAAGTGCCGCCCTACCTTTCAGGAATGAGTGCGGATGACCCGCAACGCGCGGCGTTCGAGGCGCGCTATCTCTCGGCCTCGGCGCCGGCGCATGACCGCTTCAACCGTTTTCGCGTCGATGCCGGCCTGGCACCATTGCCCAAGGGCATGTTCCTGGAAAGCTCGCCCGACCTCAATTTGCTGCTGACGCCGGCGATCGTGCGGCGCGAACGGGCCGAGCCGCTCGATCCGCAGCGCTTCGTCTATCTCGAAGGTTGCGTGCGCTCGGAAGGGCCGTTCGAGGTGCCGGTGTTTCCGCGCAATGGCGGGCCGCTGGTCTATGTCGCCTTCGGCAGTCTCGGCGCCATGGACGTCGGGCTGATCGAGCGTATGCTTGCCGTGTTCGACAGATTGCCGGCGCGCTTCATCGTCAATGTCGGCGGCCTGCGCGATGCCTATCGCGCGGTTCCCGACAATGTCTATCTCGACGCCTGGTTTCCGCAGCCCTCCGTGGTGGCGAAGTCCGACCTGTTCATCCACCACGGCGGCAACAACAGCTTTTGCGAGGCGCTGCGTTTCGGCGTGCCGTCGCTGATCATGCCTTATTGCTGGGACGGACACGACAATGCGCGCCGCGCCGAAGAGACCGGCACTGGCGACCATATCGGCCGTGACGGCTGGACCGAAGGAGTATTGGAGAGAGCCATTCTCGGCCTGCTGGCCGACGATGCCATGCGCGCCCGCCTGAAGGGAAATGCAGCTGAGATGGCGCTGAAACCCGGAACGGAAATGGCCGCGCAAGCCATACTCTCTCTGATACGGACTTGA